A region from the Nostoc sp. HK-01 genome encodes:
- a CDS encoding LuxR family two component transcriptional regulator, whose amino-acid sequence MNEISIILIEDHDLTRMGLKAALQSHSGLKVIGEAANATQGMKLLETAKPDVAVVDIGLPDMDGIELTRKYRRYQAETGQTATKILILTMDHTEDAVLAAFAAGADSYYMKETSISKLTEAIQATHGGNSWIDPAIANVVLRKMRQGIPGENQKGDQPKTVKIEALATEYEQVLETYPLTQRELEILELIVAGCSNGQIAEKLYITVGTVKTHVRNILNKLCADDRTQAAVRALRSGLVA is encoded by the coding sequence ATGAACGAAATCAGCATTATTTTAATTGAGGATCACGATCTCACAAGAATGGGTCTGAAGGCTGCATTGCAGTCTCACAGCGGATTAAAAGTAATTGGGGAAGCAGCAAATGCCACTCAAGGGATGAAACTATTAGAAACAGCCAAGCCAGATGTAGCAGTGGTAGATATTGGCTTACCTGACATGGATGGGATTGAACTCACCCGCAAATATAGACGTTATCAAGCCGAGACAGGACAAACAGCTACCAAAATCCTGATCTTGACAATGGATCACACAGAGGATGCGGTATTAGCGGCGTTTGCGGCTGGTGCAGACTCTTATTACATGAAAGAAACCAGCATTAGCAAGCTAACAGAGGCCATCCAAGCAACTCACGGTGGTAACTCCTGGATTGATCCGGCGATCGCCAATGTGGTATTACGCAAAATGCGCCAAGGTATACCAGGGGAAAACCAAAAAGGTGATCAGCCCAAGACCGTGAAAATCGAAGCATTAGCCACAGAATACGAGCAAGTTCTAGAAACCTATCCTCTCACCCAACGAGAATTAGAAATTTTAGAATTAATCGTCGCTGGATGCAGCAACGGTCAAATCGCCGAGAAACTCTATATCACCGTTGGGACAGTGAAAACCCACGTCCGCAACATCTTAAATAAACTCTGTGCTGATGACCGTACCCAAGCCGCCGTACGTGCTTTACGTTCTGGATTAGTCGCATAG